In Myotis daubentonii chromosome 11, mMyoDau2.1, whole genome shotgun sequence, the genomic window CTACACTAGGCTGCCTCACCCAACTATCCCGCATGATTTTCGCTAAGTATTTCCAGTGTTCACAGATTATGAAGAGAGAACATGTGTTCCCTGAGCATTGGAGTTTGCATGGTGTCACAGTTTGACTTTGCCGGGAAGCAAACTCTGAGATGGAGATTGGCGTGCAGGAGGTTCACTAGAAAGCACCCTTGAGATCAACACTGGTGGGAGGGAGGATCAGGaagcaggactgggcagagggagaagttggACGGTGATGCAGTTTCAACAAAGGCTTTGGCCAACCCCATAGAACTGGGCTGGCGCTACAGAATTGTCCCAGTGGGAGCAAGACATTTATTTCCCTCATTAATCGGTCTTTGGATACGGGCTGCTCTGAGGAAGGGGGCATGATGCGCGAATCAGCTCTTTTTACTTAAGAGCCCTCTTTAGTAATTCCTGAGGATGACTGAGAGCTGAAGGCTGTCTGCTGGCAGTAAACACGCCCTTCTGTCCTGTAGAAAGATCTGGGTGGGAATTAGGCAGTTTTCCAAGTCAAAACTAGTGGAATAAAGTTATTGAAAAGGAATTTTGCTCTTCAGTTATGCttcgttttttttaaaaaatatttttattgatttcagagaggaagggagagggagagatagaaacattaatgataagagaataATTgctcggttgcctcctgcatgtcccacactagggatcgagcccgcaacccgggcctgtgccctgaccaggaatcaaactgtgacctcctggtttcatagatcgatgctcaaccaggtGGTATGTTTCATTTTTAAGTCAATTCTTGACTTATAAAGGTTGGAATTAATTCCCGAGTTAGTGTCATCCTCTCTATAGTGAGCTAAAAAGTGCATGGAACGACTCCATGCTCAATAAGGAAGGAAAAGTTCACACCAGGGTGGCACAGATAACACTGTCTTTGAGATGGTGAAACAGGAACATGCCCCATGTGCTCACTCTTACAGCCTGAGACTATGGAAGGGGTCACACAGGCAGTGGCTGGTGTCCATGTTTCTGCCCAGTATGCGCAGGAAAGCACCATGGGGCCAAAGAGAGTTGCTGGCCATGTCTTAGGCAGGAGGAATCCCGGGCACCCAAGCAAGGCAGGCaaggagcttttttttttctttcttcattagaAAGTCTTgattctcaggaaaaaaaatggacaTCCAATTGCTTCAAGGAAAAAGATATTCAAAGCTCTGTGCCCTGCAATAGCTTGCCCTTTTTAGTTCCTCTACTGATTGAGAGCCTCACACATTTTACTTCTGGACCTCTTGTCAGGCACCTTAATCTTGTCACGCCTTACCTTCTGATTCTGGCTTCTCTCAGACGGCAGTGGCACCCTGCTCTACTCCCTCCAATAGGTCCATCCTTTAACTCTCCAGGCTACAGAGCCAGACTACGTACTTGAACACGACTTACTGAGGGCAGGAAAATTAACCTTAGAACTGGATGGAATTAATGGATTTCAGCTATGAGTGCTCCCAAGCTAAGACCCTCCACACCTGTGTTACAGGGTCTGGCTTACTTGCCCTCAAAGGAAATGCCTGACATGGAATCTCCATGGTTCCAACTCCTTTGAGTCTCAGGGGAAGGAAGAAGACCAACTTCATTCTCATCTCCAATGTTAGCCCTGCCttcaagaaaagtaaaatttgaaaatgtgCCATTTCACCTACAATGAAGACAGGTTTTTATactgttactagaggcccgatgcatgaaatttgtgcaagggctttgccgcccccccacccccacccctcccgccacTGCAGCGGtcgcctctgctttggcccctgcccgctgcggctttgtccggagggaaggacttccagaaggacgtctggtctaattagcatattatgcttttattatagatgtcaTGAAGTTTTGCCCACACTGTCTCCAGAGTAGGATTTTTGATCTTTATGTAACACCAAGGTACATTAAACTGTTTTTCTCCCCAAAATGGAGCAACCTACTCACAAAGGTGAGTTCAGATGTTCCCAGTAGAAAATCAGAAAATTCACtaagtatttgtgtgtgtgtgtgtgtgtgtgtgtgtgtgtgtgtgtgtttagcagcATTCCACTTCCATTCCCTCAAGTCACTCTCCCAtcaggttttaaattttaaaaaaataggtcccgtaaaattttccattttatgtgTCATTTgattttctggtcattttattttttaatcatcacctgaggatatttttctactgCTTTTagttagagtggaagagagggagggcaggaaaaaggagagagagagagagagagagagagagagagagagagagagagagaggtgagagagtaacatcaatcagctgccctccgcaagtgccccaactgggaccaaacccacagcccaggcatgtgctctgacttgaAATCAAAGTGGCAACCCATTGGTggacaggatgatgctcaaccaactgagccacttcagCCAGGTGCATCACTGCTCACATGTGTCTTCTTTGGGGTACACGTTCTTTTGAGATTGGTGGGTGAAAGCAGCCAAGGGGAACAGAACTACAGGGACATCTGTTCTCCAAACATCACTGGGTGAAGATTTTCTGACTCACCAGGTTCCTCAGAGCAGCCTTCACGTCCttgttcctcaggctgtagatgatGGGGTTGAGCATGGGGGTCACCACCCCATAGAAGAGAGAAATGAGCTTGTCTGAAAGGTCCTGTTTGTCTGCCCCCAGTGGGTCCTTGGATTTGGGTTTCCCATACATGAAGAGGATGGTCCCATAGAAGACGACCACGACTGTGAGGTGGGCAGAGCAGGTGGAGAaggcctttctcctcccctcagcTGAGGGGATCCTCAGGATGGTAGCAATGATGAACACATAGGAGAAAGAGATGAACAGGACTGGGATTGCAAGGAAGATCACATTGGACATTGTCATGCTGATCACATTGATGGAGATGTCAGCACAGGCCAACTTCAGGACAGCCAGGATCTCACAGGTGAAGTGGTTGATGATGTTATCGCCACAGAAGGGCAGCCTCATGGCCTGGGATGTCTGAACTACTGAGTCGATGATACCAGCTGCCCAGGAGCTGGCAGCCATGGGCAAGTAGGCAGCCTTGCTCATGACCACGGGGTACCTAAGGGGGCTGCAGATGGCCACGTAGCGATCAAACGCCATCATGCCCAGCAGCACACACTCTGTGGCTCCCATggcaaaggagagaaacatctgcacagcacagGCTGAGAAGGGGATGGCTTTCCTGGGGGTCAGGAAGCTGTCAAGAATGAGGGGAACTGAGGA contains:
- the LOC132212786 gene encoding olfactory receptor 13C7 — protein: MESANWTASVTEFILLGLSAHPKLEKMFFVLILLMYLVILLGNGVLILVTISDSHLHTPMYFFLGNLSFLDICYTTSSVPLILDSFLTPRKAIPFSACAVQMFLSFAMGATECVLLGMMAFDRYVAICSPLRYPVVMSKAAYLPMAASSWAAGIIDSVVQTSQAMRLPFCGDNIINHFTCEILAVLKLACADISINVISMTMSNVIFLAIPVLFISFSYVFIIATILRIPSAEGRRKAFSTCSAHLTVVVVFYGTILFMYGKPKSKDPLGADKQDLSDKLISLFYGVVTPMLNPIIYSLRNKDVKAALRNLVSQKIFTQ